TGGAGCCCTTCCCGGATGGCTGGGTGCGCTGGCCCGGCCTGCGCGCCGTGGCCACCACCACCTTCCACGCCCGGCACCACCTGGACCTCGCCCACCACTACGGCTTCTACACCGTCGTGTGGGACCGGCTCCTGGGCACGCTCGCCCCCGACTACGAGGCCTCCTTCGCCCGCTCGCAGGTGGTGCCACCGGAGCCCCTCGCACCACCCCAGCCGGGCACTCCGGGGTCGCGGGCCTGAAAGCGTCAGGCCGCCTTCTCGTCCTCGCGCACCCGGGGATGACGGGGCGCCTGGCCGCTCAACTGCCGCAGCCCCTCGCGGGCGATGCCCAGGCCTCCCGAGGCCACGGCCCGGAGCCATGACTGGCCCATCGTCCGCTCGATGAACTCGCGCATCTTGCGCGCATCCCGCAGCAGGGGCGTCAGCAGATTGGGATCGTTGAAGTTCTCCGAGAAGGCATTGGCCAGCAGTTGGCGCCCGCTCGGGTTGTCCGGGCGTCCGTCGCTGCCGTACTGGGCGATGAGCAGTTGCAGCGCGGGCGGGGTGATGGGCTCCAGCAGCAGGTTGGTGAAGTCGTGGGTGGCGCGGCCATGGCGCTCGTAGAAGCGCTCGAAGGTGTCCGTCATCCACGCCGCGTCGAAGGGCCTGTCCTGGTGCGCGACGATGCACTCGACGAGGTTGCGCACCATCTTGTTGCCATTGTTGGCCCCCTGGCCGGCGATGGGGTCCACCGACATGGCCGTGTCCCCCAGGGCCATCACCACCCGGCCCGAGGGCAGCCGCCCCGCGGGCTTGCGCACGGTGGGCACGAACTTCCCCACCAGCCACCCGTTGGCATCCGACGTCTCCGCGTCCTTCACCCACGGGTAGTCCCAGGGGAGCAGCTCGCGGATGAGCTGCTTCGCGATCTCCAGCACCCGCGCGGCGCTCGTCGCCTCCTGGAAGCGGTCCATGGGGCCGCCCGGCTGGGCCTCGAAGAGGAGGTTCCAGCTCGCCCCGGCGTCCTTGTGGAAGTAGGGCACCCAGAAGCACTCGCCCCGGCCAGGCAGCAGGTTGATCTTGACCGGCAGCAGGGGGACGCCGTCGAAGCCCAGCCGGGGCCCCTTCACACACACCATGGCCAGGTGGCGCTGGGGCTTGTCGTAGACGCTGCGCCCGGCGTCGCGCTCGAAGAGGCGGTGCAGCTCGGCCCGCCCAGCGGCCACCAGGGTGAGGTCATTCGCCGCGGCGAGCTCCTCCAGGCGCGGAATCGAGACGGATTCGATCTCCACCCCGCCCCCGCGCGCCTTCAACGCGTGCATCCAGTGGTGGCTCTGCAGGCGCAGATCGATGGCGGCACAGGGCGCGTGCAGCCGTCCGGTGAGGGTGAGCAGCTGGTTGCCCGGCTTGGGGCACACGGTGATGTGGAAGCCATCGCCCCAGGGGAGCTGGCCGGCCCAGGGGTTGAGGTCCAGCTCGTGCTCGAAGCGCAGCGAAAGGTCGAAGCGCGCCGCCGTCCCGGTGGGCCGGCTCTCGTTCAGCCACTGCTCGGGCGTCTTGTCCGAGTAGAGCGTCACCCGGTAGCCCGCCTTGAGCAGCGCGTGCGCCGCCAGCAGCCCCGCCTGTCCGGCACCCACGATGGCGATGTTCCGCATGTCTCCCCCGTTCACACGATGGCGTCCAGCTCCTCCAGGAGCCGGTCCACGTCCGCCTCGGTATTATAGAGGTGTGGGGACACGCGGATGCTATCGCCGCGCACGCTCACGAACACCTTGCGCGCCGCCAGCTTCGCCGCCACGTCCGGCCCGTAGCCTCCCCGCCGCTTCAAGCCCACCATGTGCCCCGCCCGCTGCGTCTCCGGCGGCACCTCCAGCGTGAGCGCCCTCGCGCCCTTCGCCACCCGCTCCGTCAGCGCGCGCAGCGTCTCCTGCACGTCCCCCACGCCCCACTTGAGCAGCTGCCGCAGCGCCGCCATCGCCATCGGCACCAGCACGAAGTTGCTGCGCTCGCCCACGTCGAAGCGCCTCGCCCCCGGCTGGAAGTCGTCCCGGTAGTCCACCAGCCGCGTGAAGTCCTCGCTCCCCCCGCGCATCAGCCAGTTGTGCTCGATGGGCCTCCCCTCGCGGAACCTCGGCGCCACGTACAGGTAGCCCTGGCTGTAGGGCCCCATCAGCCACTTGTAGCCCGCCGCCGCCAGGAAGTCCGGCTTCACCTCCGCCACGCTCAACGGCAGCGCGCCCAGCGACTGCGTCGCGTCCACCGCCAGCGCCGCGCCCACCTCGCGCGCCCGCTGCCCCACCCGCACCAGGTCCACCAGCCCACCGTCCGTCCAGTGGCAGTGCGGCACCGCCACCAGCGCCGTGCGCTCGTCCAATTCCTCCAGCAGCGCCCGCGTCCAGTCCCCGTCCTCCGGCCGGCGCACCGTCACCACCTGCCCGCCCGCGCGCTCCGCCAGCTCGCGCCACGGGTACACGTTGGAGGGGAACTCCTCGGCCAGCACCAGCAGCCGCTGCCCCACGCGCACCGGCACGTTCGCCGCCGCCACCGCCAGCCCGTAGCTCGCCGAGGGCACCAGCGCCACCCCGTCCGCGTCCGCGTCCACCAGCCGCGCGAAGAGCTTCCGCAACGCCTCCGAGTCCGTGAAGAAGTCCTCGGGCCGCAGCAGCCACGGCCTCGACTTGCGCCCCACCGCTTCCTTCCCCACCTCGCTCACCTCGTGCAGCTGCGGGGACATGTACGCGCAGTTGATCCACGTGACGTCATCGGGCAGGTCGAAGAGGTGGCGCTGGGCGGGAAGGATCATGGCCGCGCGAGCATAGCCCGCGCGCCCGCATCCGCGGCGTCCGCCGGTAGCTCCACGGTGAACGTGGAGCCCCTCCCCACCTCGCTCTCCACGAGGATGGAGCCCCCCAGCGCGCTGACAATCTGCTGGGTGATGTGCAGCCCCAGCCCCAGCCCGCCGTAGTGGCGCTCGGACACCGCGCGCTCGAACTTGCCGAAGATGCGGCCCCGGTGCTCCGGCGCGATGCCAATCCCCTCGTCCCGCACCGACAGCCTCGCCCCACCGTGCTCCCACCCCACCTTCACGTGGATGGGCCGGCCCGCTCCGTACTTGAACGCGTTGGTCAGCAGGTTCGTCACCACCTGCTCCAGCCTCAACCGGTCCCACTGGCCCACCACCGGCTCCCCGTTCACCAGCTCCACCCGGCAACCCGAGCGCACCGCCTCGGCCGACAGCTGCTCGAGCACCTCCCCCACCACCGCCCTCAGGTCCACCGTCTCCAGGTGCAGCGGCAGCCGCCCCTGCGCCAGCTTCGCCACGTCCAGCAGGTCATTCACCAGCCCCGCCAGCTTGCGCACCTGCGACTCGCAGCCCCGCACCGCCCGGAGAATCCGCTCGGGCGGCACCGGCTCGCCCCCCTGCCCCTCCACCACCCGCCGCAGGCCCTGCAGCTGCAACCGCAGCGGCGTCAGCGGCGTCTTCAGCTCGTGCGAGGCCACCGCGAGGAACTCGTCGCGCAGGCGCACCGCCCGCTGGGACTCCAGGAAGAGCCGCGCGCTCTCCAGCGCCGACGCCAGCCGGTGCGCCAGCTCCTGCCCCATGGCCAGGTCCTCCGGCCCATGGCGCCGCCGCGGCATGCACGCGCCCAACGTGACGAGCCCCAGCACCCGCTCGTGCGAGCGCAGCGGCACCACCATCACCGAGCACACCTCCCCCTCCTCCAGCACCTGCTCCACCGGGACGAAGCCCGGCGACAGGTGCCGCCACGTCTCCGCGCGGAAGTCCTGGAAGAGCAGCGGCTCGCCCGAGTGCAGCGCCTCCAGCAGCGGGCCCCCGGAGTCGTGCAGCGAGGGCATGGGCCAGGCCCGGCGCAACCGCAGCTCCCGCGCCCTGTCCTCGTGGGCCACCGCCGCGCGCCGCAGCCCGCCCTCGGGCGTCACCAGGTCGATGACACACCACGAGGCCACCGACACGCTCGCCAGACACGCCACGTGCTGAAGCGTGGCGTCCGAGGCTTCCAGGGACTGGCCCAGCACCCGGCTCGCCGTGGCGAGGAAGCGCACCGCCCCCTCCGCCCGCTTGAGGTCCGACAGGTCCAACACGAAGGTGAGCGTGCGCGCCTGCTCCTCCACCTGCGCCGAGCCCGTCAGCACCGGCACGCGGCTGCCATCCCCGCGCAGCAACTCCAGCTCGAAGGCGGGGGACACCCCGCGCGACCACAGCTCGCGCAGCCCGCGCTCTCCCACCTCCCGGCCCTCGGGCGGCACCAGCGCCTGCCACCGCAGCGTGCCCCGCTCCAGCTCCTCGCGGCCGTGCCCCACCAACGAGAGGAAGGCGTCATTGGCCTCGAGGATGCGCCCGTCCTCGTCCGAGAAGGCCAGCCCCATCATGTCCGACTCCATGATGCGGCGGAACACGGCCTCGCCCTGGCGCAGGGACTTCTCCAGGCGCAGCCGCTCGGTGATGTCCTCGAGCAGGGCCACGGCGGCCGTCACCCGGCCCTCGGCGTCCCGCACCGGCCCGGCGCGCACCGACAAGCTGTAGCGCGAGCCGTCCGGGCGCAGCACCTCCATCACCTCGCCGCGCACCACCTCGCCCCGGGTGAGGGCCCGCACCAGCGGCCACTCGTCGGGGGCGTAGGGCCGCCCGTCCGGATGGAAGCCGTGCCTGGCGGACGTGTACTCGTCCCTGCTCCAGTTGGCGGGGATGGAGCCTCCGTGGACCCGCACCGCTTGCTCATTGCCCATCACCAGCCGGCCGTCCGGAGCCTCGGCGAGGATGACGGCCTGGGGCATCTGTTGCAGCACGGCCCGCAGGCGGCGGTGCTCCTGCTCCAGCAAGCGGCGCTGCTCCTCGGCCTCGGCCCGGGCCCGCTCGGCCTGCTCGCGCAGCTCGCGCTCGCGGGCGTAGAGGTGGGCACGCTCCAGCGCCTGCGCGCACTGGCGCGAGACGAGGCAGGCGAAGTCCTTGTCCTCCTCCGCGAAGCCCCGCTCCCGCTCGAAGCCGAGCGTCAACACGCCCAGCACCCGCCCCTCCACCTCCAGCGGCAGGCTGGCCCAGGCGCGCTGGTGGCTCAAGGGCAGGCCCTCCATCAACGGGTAGCGCGCGAGCAGCGCCTCCAGGGACTCCACCCACACCGGCTCGCCCACGCGCGCCGCCTCGGAGATGGGCAGCGGCGCGTCCAGGGCCAGGCAGGTCCACGGCTCGAGGTCCAGCCGGGGTATCCCCACCAGCTGGACGAGCCGCAGCACTCCTGGCTCCTCCACCAGGTAGATGGAGCAGTCGGCCGCCCCCATCGCCGGCCCCGCCTGCCCTACGATGACGCGGGCCACCTGCTCGGGCGTGAGCGCCTGCGACAGCTTGCTCGTCACCTGCTGGAGCCGCAGCAGCCGCTCCATCGTCCGTCGCATCCTGTGCGGCCGTGTGTCGCTCACCCGTATCCCATTGGGCACAGTCCACACGTTCAACAGCCCCCGCGCCTTTTCTTCCTCCTGCCCCGGAGGGGGGGTTGTCCCGGGGAACGGTGGAGGGCACGGGCGCCCGGCTGGGTGCACGCTCTCGACCCGAGGCTTCCGCTCCCCTCACCCCGTCCCTCTTCCGGAGGGAGAGGGGGCTCACGGGGTTACAGCCGCGACACCGAGGCGTAGCCGCTGAAGAGCTCGCTGGCCAGTCTCGCGCGCTCGCCGCCCTCGGCCCGGCGGATGTAGTCGTTCAACACGCGCCCGCCCTGGCCGTGCTTGCCCGGAAAGCCCAGGTTCATCCGCGAGCGCTTCACCCCACTGCCGCCGCGGTGCACGAAGACCACGGTGCCATCGCGCTCCACCGACTCGATGACGCCCACGTGCGTCAGCCCGTCGTTGCGCTCCCCATCCCGGTTGCGGTCATACGTCTCGCGGAAGAAGACGATGTCTCCGGGCTTCGGCGTGCGCTTGTGCAGGGCCCCCGCACGCTGCGCGCGCCGGTGGATGGCGCTCACCGCGTTCTCCCCGGGCAGCGTGCCGTGCGACAGCAGCTCGATGCCCACCTCCTGGTAGGCGGCGCGCACCAGCCCGGAGCAGTCGTCCGGCACGCGGTACGCGGTGAGCGAGGCGCCCACCAGCTTCCCGGCACGGCTGGCCACACGCCGTCCCTTCGGCAGGGGGGCCGCGGGCCGCTTCTTCTTCGCGGGCGTGGCCTTCACCACGGACTTCGTGGTGCCACGCGCGGGCGTACGAGGGGTGGCCGTGGCCTTCTTCGACTTCGCCGCGGGCTTCACCGGTCCACGTGGTGCGGCCACGGCCGGAGCCGTGCCGAGCACCGCGAGCATCAATGGCAGCAAGAGCTTGCGAAGCATCATCCGAGCAGACGAGCGTACCGCCCGGCGCATTCACCCGCGAGGGGCCGGGGCCGTGGCTTCGCGTGCCCGCCTGTTCACCAGACTACGGCTCGCGGGCCCACATGCCGTGACATCGGCCCCCCGCGACCTCCACCTACCTTGGCTCCAGACATCCGAGGGGGATGGTCTTGCTGTTACAGGGTACCCAGTGGCTTCTCGAGGCGTTGCGGTTCACTCCGTTCTCGCCGCTCTCGCTCCTGCTCCTCCTGGTGGGTGTCCTCCTGGCGCTGCTCTTGCTCCTGGTGCTGCTGCCCTGGCTCTGCTGGCCCTACCTGGGCGGAATGTTCCCCCGCCTGACGGCCTCCATCTCTCCCTTCCTGCCCATCGGGCTGCTCCTGATCGCCCTCAGCGGCGTTGTCTTCCTCGGCTTCGAGTGGGTCCTCAACTGTCTCTGGCGAAGCTCGGGGTGGGGGGCCGGGTTCCGCCAGCTGCCCATGGTGGGGGCGTTCGACTGGATCTGGCCCTGGTTGCCCACCCTGTTCACCTTCTTCGTGCTCCTGCTCGTCGGGGCCGTCTCCCTGTCCCGCCGGATCTTCCACCTCGCGACGATCCTCGTCCTGCTCTTCGTCACCCTGGGCGTGGCCCTGCACGCGGCGCCCTCTCACTTCGAGGCACCGCCTCCGGCCAACACCTCGGAGGCGGCACCCCCTCCCGAGGAGCGGACGACCTCGCAGCTCGCCGCCGAGCGCTTCGAGGAGCGCGTCTTCGCCCCGCTCTTCCATGCCCCGAACGCGAAGCCGGATGTCTTCACGGTGGGCGCCTTCGGGCTCGTCCTGCTGTTGGGCTACAGCTGGTTGGATCGCCTCAACCTCCGGCGCTCGCTGCGGCCCATCCACGTCGCCAGCATCACGGACACCCGGGGCAAGGGCCCCCCGGAGGCCCGGCCCGACCTCGAGCAGCTCATGCGCGAGCACCTCCACCGCAACATGCCCCACACCCCGCCCTGGCTCCCCGGTGGGACGCTGCAGTACTGGCAGGACTTCGCCGAGAAGCAGTCCACCCGGGATGACCACTGGCTCATGCGGGCGATGACCGTGGCCCTGCGCCTCATCCAACCCCCGTCCGGGCTGGAGCTCACCTGCACCCTCGTGCGGAAGGCCGAGCCGGGAAGCGGGGCGCCAGTGTGGGGGACGCCCGGCCCGCCCCCGAGCCACCGCGAGCACTACGGCATCCGGGTGCAGATGGTGGACCTGCGGACCCGGCAGACGCTGATGGCACGCACCATCTGGAGCACGCGCAGCATCGAGCTCGCCGTGGAGCAGGCGGCCTACGCCGCCGTGGAGCGCGCCTTCCGCGAATGCAAGACGCTGCCCGAGTGGGTGCACTGGGAGGAGGATGACGGCGCCGCGCTGCGCATGTACCACCAGGGCGTGCGCACGCTCACCCGGGGCGCCTGTGGCGCGAAGCCGGCCCAGAAGGCCCGCCTGCTGTTGCAGCGGGCGGCGAAGCGCAGTCCGGGGAGCGCGCTGGCACGGCTGCAGCTCGCCGAGGCGCTCGAGGCTTGCGGAGACTACGTGGGAGCCATCGAGCTCTACCTCAATGTCACCTCGCGCTACCCGCGCCTGCTGGTGGCGAAGTACCGGCTGGCCTCCACCTGCCGCGGCTTCCGCCGGTGGGGCCAGAAGATGGCCGAGGAGGCGCCGACGGCTCAGCGCCCGCTGGCACGGGAGCGGCTCCAGCAGGCCCTCACCGCCCCTCATGCCCGCGGGCTGTGGAGACCCACGTGGCTGGGCCGGTGTTTCCGCCTGCTGCCCGCCGAGCTCGACACCCACTGTCTGGACAGCCTTCACGGCGTGCTGCTCAACATGGCCCGCCGGGCCTTGCGGCAGCAGGGCGGGGTGCTCCGGCTCCTCCATTGGTGCCTCAACGCCACGGATCGCCGCCTCTTCTGGCACACCCGGCTGTGGCCTCCCCGCCGGCAGCGGGATTACCGCCTCGCCACCCGCTCCGCCCTGCGCTGCGTCGAGTGGCACCAGATCGAGCTCCAGAGCGCTCAGCTCCGGCGGGCCAACAGGGGCTTCAGCTACCAGCGGCCGTGTCTGGCGGGCCGCCGGCTGTGGAGCCGCATTCTCGCCCATCGGCTGACCCGCGAGGTGACCTGGGCCTCCCGGATTCCCCGCAACTGGCTGGGAGCCGCCAACTTCAACCTCGCCTGTCTCTATGCGCTGCGCCTGGAGACCGGGCAGCGCGAGCTGCTGTCGCTGCTGATGACGTTCGACCCCCAGGTCCTCCACTCGTTCGGAGACCCATTCTTCGAGGCCTACGTCGATGCCCTCGGGGCCACGGACGTCCTGCAACCGGCACGGCCAGGAACGACCGGCGGCTCATTCGACGACAGGCGGCGCACGGAGCTCCTGGCGCTCAAGGCGCTCATGGACCTGGCCACCGGACTGGTCTGGCACCACCGGCGGGAGCTGTCCTGGCGACGGCACGGGAAGCTGCTCCGGACGGTGGTGGCTCACGATGACGACGACAGGAGGAAGACCGGAGTGGACCCGGACGCACGCCCCGCGCTCGAGGCCGTGGCCCGCCACGTCGTGGACTCCCACGAGAACGTCCAGAAAGCCATCGAGCACCTGAGCTGCTCGCTCCGGGATCCCGAGGGGCCGTTCTCCTCCAAGACCTGGAAGTGGCTGCTCCAGCATCCGGACCTCCAGGCCCTGCGCCCCCAATGCAGGTTCCAGGCATGGGAGCGGCTCATCCGGCCCGAGCCACCCCCCACCGGCCCCGTCCGGACGCGGCTGGAGCCCGCGAGCGCCACGTAGATGGGGGTCCTACGTGCGCAGCCGGCTCAGCAGCCAGCCTCCGCCCACCAGGCCCAGCACCGTGCTCAGCGACTTCGCCGGACCGCGCAGCAGCCGCGACTCCAGCACGTCCACGCGGTCCGCCACCAACAGCAGCATCACGTGGCGCGCCCGGTTCTCCGGTATCCCGTACGCCACCCGCCGCAGCACCCCGCTCAGCCCCTTGGGCGGCGCCGCCGTGCCGAACGCCGGCGTCAGCGCGTCCAGCTCCGCCCGCTTGAGCACCGGGAAGTCCGGCGGCGGCTGGCGCTCCGGCCTGTCCCAATGCGCGCCCCCGCGCGGCTCCGGCTTCAACAGCATGGGCACTCCGGGCCGGTTGTTCGGGTCTCCATCCACACCCCAGCCGGGAATGTCCGCGTGCACCTGCTCGGCCGTCGTCATGTCTTGCTCAGCCATCCCGTGTCTCCTCACGCATGCCCGTGCGGCAGCAGCACGCACTTGATGCACCCATCCAGCTTCTTCTCGAAGAGCTCGTACGCCCGCGGCAGCTCGGCCAGCGGGAAGCGGTGCGTGATGATGCCCTTGGCGTCGATGCGCCCCGCGCGGATGTGCTCCAGCAGGTGCGGCATGTAGCGCTTCACGTTGCACTGGCCCATCCGCAACGTCAGTCCCTTGTTCATCGCCGTGCCGATCGCCACCATGTTCCACGGCGGGCCGTACACGCCGATGATGGAGACGGTGCCGCCCTTGCGCGCGGACTGAATCGCCCAGTTGATGGCCGTGGGCGAGCCCGCCTCCAGCTTCAGCTTCACCCCCAGGATGCTGTGCATCGCCGAGCCCTCGGCCTCCAGGCCCACCGCGTCGATGCACACGTCCGGCCCGCGCCCCTGCGTCAGCTCCTTCAGGGTGGCGACGACGTTCTCCTCGTCCTTGAAGTTGATCGTCTCCACCTGGGCGTACTTGCGCGCGAAGTCCAACCGGTACTCCAGGCTGTCCACGGCGATGACGCGGCCGGCGCCCAGGAGCCACGCCGACTTCATGGCGAACATGCCCACCGGGCCGGCGCCGAACACCACCACCGTGTCCCCCGGCTGGATGTTGCCCATCTCCGCCCCCTGGTAGCCCGTGGGCAGGATGTCACTGAGGAAGAGCACCTCCTCCTCGTCCATGTCGTCGGGAATCTTCATGGGCCCCACGTCCGCGAAGGGCACGCGCACGTACTGCGCCTGGCCGCCCTCGTAGCCGCCCGTGGTGTGCGAATACCCATACACCCCCGAGGCCATCTCGCTGTTGGGGTTGGTGTTCTCGCAGCACGCCGTCAGCCCGCGCTTGCAGTAGAAGCAGGTGCCGCACGAGATGTTGAAGGGCACCACCACCCGGTCCCCCGGCTTGAGGGTGCGCACCGAGGAGCCCACCTCCTCCACCACCCCGGCGAACTCGTGGCCGAAGGTGCACCCCACGCGCGTGTCCGTGATGAAGCCGTGCAGCAGGTGCAGGTCCGAGCCGCAGATGGCCGAGCGCGTCACCCGGATGATGGCGTCATTGGGGTGGAGGATGACCGGGTCCGGCTTGTTCCCCACCGAGACGCGGTAGGGGCCCTCGTAGATCATGGCTTGCATTGTCCGCTTCCCTCCCTTTCGCCGTCCCTCAGCCCACGGCGGTGCACCGACAAGCTACGCACCGCGCCAGCGGGGAGGGCCTGGGCACGAGCGGGCCCCGAAACCCGCTCCGTCCCAGCAACGGCCACCAGAGGGCTCCCCTGCCCGGCCGCCCGCTTGCGCGCCGCGGCACGTCCGTACAGGCAATCCCCATCCGTTCAATGACGTGCTCCAGCGCCCGGGAACGGCTGTTCCCCCGACGAGGCCAGGCCGTACACTCTGGAGCGGGAGAGCCACCACGTGTTGCCCTACTTCCCCTTCGAGCAGGACAGCTACGCGATGACGCTGGGCGTGCGGGCGCTGCGGCCCGGCGAGTCCCTCATCGAGGTGGACGAGGCGCACTACGTCCGGGAGCTCGCGCTCAAGGAGGCCAACCTCTCCGCCAACCCGCGCGCCCGCTTCCAGGCCGGGCCCGGCACCGAGCCCCACCAGTGGGAGACGGTGACGGAGCTGCTGCCCCTCATGGCGCGCCATCATCCCCAGCACTTCGCCTTGGAGGTGGAGGGCGGGCGCTGGCACTGGCGCAACCTGCTGCTCGGCACCGAGGCGCGCTTCACCCCGGGGGACCCGGGCAGCCTGCCGCTGGCGCCGCTGGATTGGCTGGGCCGGCAGGTGCAGGAGGACCTGTTGCTGATGGACGGCACGCGCGAGGGCCTGCCCATGATGGCCGGGCAGCTGTGCTTCCCCTCCATGTGGAGCCTGGAGGAGAAGATGGGGCGCTCGCTGCTGGACATCCACGCGCCGGTGCCGGGCTTCGGCGCGAAGCTGGGCGCGGCCACCACGCGGCTGATGGAGGGACTGAAACCCGGGCGCACCGTCACCCGCTGCAACTGGGCCCTCACCGTGACGGACCGGATGGACCTGGAGCCCTGGAGCTTCCCCGAGTGGCGGCACCTCTTCGAGGGAATCACGCCGGACAACGCGGGGGAGCGGTGCTTCCTGCGGCTGGAGCGGCAGACGCTCTCGTTGATGCCGCGCACGGGCGCCATCCTCTTCACCATCCACACCTACCGCGCCCCCGTGGCCGCCGAGGTGGAGGATCCCGCGCGCCGCCGCCGGCTCGCCAACGTGCTGCGCACCGTGCCCGCCGACACGAGCACCTACAAGCGAATCACCCCGTTCCTCGCGCCGCTGCTGGCCTGGCTCGACGCCGAGCCCGTGCCCCGGGCGGTCAACTCCTGACGGCGGCACGAGGACAAGGCTTCCCGCCGCGCCGTGGAACAGCGAATACTCCGGCATCCTGGTCGGAGGAGTTCCATGAGACGGACAACGGGCCTGCTTCCTCTCTGCCTCACGCTGTGGCTCGCGACCCCGGCCCTGGCCAGGGACCTGGTGCAGCTGCCGGCGGGCCAGGTCTACTCGGTGAAGGTGGACGCGGACGTACGGACGCTGTGGATTGCCCTCACCGCGCCCGCGGGCGGTACCCTGAACGGACTGGACGTCGGCCAGAAGCCCATCGACGTGGGGCTCGGTGACTGGCACGACAACGCGCTGCGCGAGGCCTTCACCGCCACGCTCTCCGAGTCCTCTCCGGGGCAGCACCCCGGCATCGCGCTGAAGGTCGAGCTCGCGCAGTTGCCGCAGCCCGGCACCTATGACGTGCAGCTCTCCTTGAAGCAGGGACAGGAGCAACAATTCCTGAAGCTGCAGGTGGTCGTCCCCGAGGCCAAACTCCGGGAGCAGGCCGCGCCGCTGATGGAGCGGGTCATCTACCCGTTCTTCGGCGTCAAGGACACCCCGGGCCTCTTCACGCTCTCGGAAACCAGTGGACGCTCGCGGGTGACGAACCTGTCCATCCAGCCCGTCACCGCGGCCACCTCGGGAGAGACCACCCTCACCGGACACCTGCGCTTCGACACGGCTTCCGGCAATCCACCCGTCCCGGTGGTCATCCCGCCGGGGGGCGCGGCGAACATCCCCTACTCGGTGAGCGGGGACTTCCCGGTGGGCACCGCGAAGGGCAGCGTGGAGCTGCGCTCGCCCCAGCTCCAGACGCCGCTCACCGTCACCTACGAGGTCCGCACCCGGAGGACGGTGCTCTGGGTCCCCATCCTCCTCCTCCTGGGCCTGTTGACCGGCTACCTGCTGCGCACCTGGCTCAAGTACCAGGTGGAGCTGAACGAGAAGCGCGTGGCGGCGGAGTCACTCCGGCTGAAGCTCGAGGAGGAGCGGCGCCTGCGCCCGGACCCGCTCTACCTGGCGTCGCTGGCGGAGGTGGACGCGCCGCTCGCGCAGCTGCAGACGCTGGACGTGAAGGGCCTCTCCGAGCAGCTCCCCCAGGCGGAGCAGAAGTTCGAAGCAGCCCGCGCGGAGTTCAACAAGCGCCAGGCCGAGACCCAGGCCCGGCTCACGGAGGCGGAACAGCTCCTCTCCATCGCCTGGTCACTCCCTCCTTCCGTCCAGGAGACGCTCGGGAAGGCGCGCGAGGCGCTCGGTGCCAGCCGGAAGTTGCTCGAGTCCAACTCCGTGGTGGCGGCGGACCAGGAGCTCAAGAGCCAGCTCGCGTCACTCGCCCAGCGGCTCCGGGAGAAGCTCCGGGCCTGGCGGAGGTCCGTGGACGGCCAGCTCGCGCGCTTCGACGATGCGCCGCTGCCCCTGCGCGAGCAGGACCAGAAGACCCTCTCCACGCAGATGGAGCACCTCCACGATGCCTTGAGGAAGATTCCCCTGGACGCGGCCCAGCTCGACCTGCGCGCCGTGCTCTCGGACACCCACGATGCGCGCACGATGTTGATCAACACCGAGCCCCAGCTCCGTGACCAGCTGCAGCGGCTCCTCAACGGTGTGCGGGACGTGTTCGACGCCGGGGGTGTGCCACTGACCGGCCTGGAGCAGGAGCTCCAGGAGTGGTCCCGCCAGCCGAGCGACAAGGTGGAGGACGAGCTGGAGTGGCTCATCAACCGGAGCCGTCCCTTGGAGCGGGTGTTGAAGCAGGTGATGGTGGCGCAGCTCGGGAGCCCACTGGATGAGGCGGCGCGGGGGCTCATCGACCAACGGCGCTACGTGGACCTCGCGGCGCTGGTGGTCAAACACAAGCAGGAGACGGAGGCGGCCCAGCGCGGCTCGCCGATCCTCGAGTCCTTCTCCGGAGATGATGCGCCGACACCACCGCCCGCCGTCGCGATTCCCCTCCCCGCCGTCCCCACCATCCCACCGGTGGCCTTTCCGGAGACCCCGCGTGGGTTGCTCGGGGCGCTCCCCGAGGCCCT
The sequence above is drawn from the Archangium gephyra genome and encodes:
- a CDS encoding ATP-binding protein, producing MRRTMERLLRLQQVTSKLSQALTPEQVARVIVGQAGPAMGAADCSIYLVEEPGVLRLVQLVGIPRLDLEPWTCLALDAPLPISEAARVGEPVWVESLEALLARYPLMEGLPLSHQRAWASLPLEVEGRVLGVLTLGFERERGFAEEDKDFACLVSRQCAQALERAHLYARERELREQAERARAEAEEQRRLLEQEHRRLRAVLQQMPQAVILAEAPDGRLVMGNEQAVRVHGGSIPANWSRDEYTSARHGFHPDGRPYAPDEWPLVRALTRGEVVRGEVMEVLRPDGSRYSLSVRAGPVRDAEGRVTAAVALLEDITERLRLEKSLRQGEAVFRRIMESDMMGLAFSDEDGRILEANDAFLSLVGHGREELERGTLRWQALVPPEGREVGERGLRELWSRGVSPAFELELLRGDGSRVPVLTGSAQVEEQARTLTFVLDLSDLKRAEGAVRFLATASRVLGQSLEASDATLQHVACLASVSVASWCVIDLVTPEGGLRRAAVAHEDRARELRLRRAWPMPSLHDSGGPLLEALHSGEPLLFQDFRAETWRHLSPGFVPVEQVLEEGEVCSVMVVPLRSHERVLGLVTLGACMPRRRHGPEDLAMGQELAHRLASALESARLFLESQRAVRLRDEFLAVASHELKTPLTPLRLQLQGLRRVVEGQGGEPVPPERILRAVRGCESQVRKLAGLVNDLLDVAKLAQGRLPLHLETVDLRAVVGEVLEQLSAEAVRSGCRVELVNGEPVVGQWDRLRLEQVVTNLLTNAFKYGAGRPIHVKVGWEHGGARLSVRDEGIGIAPEHRGRIFGKFERAVSERHYGGLGLGLHITQQIVSALGGSILVESEVGRGSTFTVELPADAADAGARAMLARP
- a CDS encoding aminotransferase class V-fold PLP-dependent enzyme; this translates as MILPAQRHLFDLPDDVTWINCAYMSPQLHEVSEVGKEAVGRKSRPWLLRPEDFFTDSEALRKLFARLVDADADGVALVPSASYGLAVAAANVPVRVGQRLLVLAEEFPSNVYPWRELAERAGGQVVTVRRPEDGDWTRALLEELDERTALVAVPHCHWTDGGLVDLVRVGQRAREVGAALAVDATQSLGALPLSVAEVKPDFLAAAGYKWLMGPYSQGYLYVAPRFREGRPIEHNWLMRGGSEDFTRLVDYRDDFQPGARRFDVGERSNFVLVPMAMAALRQLLKWGVGDVQETLRALTERVAKGARALTLEVPPETQRAGHMVGLKRRGGYGPDVAAKLAARKVFVSVRGDSIRVSPHLYNTEADVDRLLEELDAIV
- a CDS encoding styrene monooxygenase/indole monooxygenase family protein, whose translation is MRNIAIVGAGQAGLLAAHALLKAGYRVTLYSDKTPEQWLNESRPTGTAARFDLSLRFEHELDLNPWAGQLPWGDGFHITVCPKPGNQLLTLTGRLHAPCAAIDLRLQSHHWMHALKARGGGVEIESVSIPRLEELAAANDLTLVAAGRAELHRLFERDAGRSVYDKPQRHLAMVCVKGPRLGFDGVPLLPVKINLLPGRGECFWVPYFHKDAGASWNLLFEAQPGGPMDRFQEATSAARVLEIAKQLIRELLPWDYPWVKDAETSDANGWLVGKFVPTVRKPAGRLPSGRVVMALGDTAMSVDPIAGQGANNGNKMVRNLVECIVAHQDRPFDAAWMTDTFERFYERHGRATHDFTNLLLEPITPPALQLLIAQYGSDGRPDNPSGRQLLANAFSENFNDPNLLTPLLRDARKMREFIERTMGQSWLRAVASGGLGIAREGLRQLSGQAPRHPRVREDEKAA
- a CDS encoding CHAP domain-containing protein, translating into MMLRKLLLPLMLAVLGTAPAVAAPRGPVKPAAKSKKATATPRTPARGTTKSVVKATPAKKKRPAAPLPKGRRVASRAGKLVGASLTAYRVPDDCSGLVRAAYQEVGIELLSHGTLPGENAVSAIHRRAQRAGALHKRTPKPGDIVFFRETYDRNRDGERNDGLTHVGVIESVERDGTVVFVHRGGSGVKRSRMNLGFPGKHGQGGRVLNDYIRRAEGGERARLASELFSGYASVSRL